Proteins co-encoded in one Cricetulus griseus strain 17A/GY chromosome 1 unlocalized genomic scaffold, alternate assembly CriGri-PICRH-1.0 chr1_1, whole genome shotgun sequence genomic window:
- the Rchy1 gene encoding RING finger and CHY zinc finger domain-containing protein 1: MAATEDGVRSPERGRRGCEHYDRGCLLKAPCCDKLYTCRLCHDNNEDHQLNRFKVKEVQCINCEKIQRAQQTCEECSTLFGEYYCSICHLFDKDKKQYHCENCGICRIGPKEDFFHCLKCNLCLAMNLRGKHKCIENVSRQNCPICLEDIHTSRVVAHVLPCGHLLHRTCYEELLKEGYRCPLCMHSALDMSRYWRQLDNEVAQTPMPSEYQNVTVDILCNDCNERSTVQFHILGMKCKHCDSYNTAQDGGRGVSVDQQ; this comes from the exons atgGCGGCGACGGAAGATGGCGTCCGCAGCCCGGAGCGAGGGCGGCGGGGCTGCGAGCACTATGACCGAGGCTGTCTCCTCAAG GCACCTTGTTGTGACAAGCTTTATACTTGTCGGCTCTGTCATGACAACAATGAAGATCATCAGCTAAATCGCTTCAAAGTAAAGGAAGTGCAGTGCATCAACTGTGAAAAAATCCAACGA GCCCAGCAGACTTGTGAAGAATGTAGCACATTGTTTGGAGAATATTACTGCAGCATATGCCATCTGTTTGATAAAGATAAGAAGCAGTATCATTGTGAGAATTGTGGAATTTGTAG GATTGGTCCAAAGGAAGATTTTTTCCACTGCTTGAAGTGTAATTTATGCCTAGCCATGAATCTTCGAGGAAAACATAAG TGTATCGAAAATGTTTCTCGGCAGAATTGTCCAATATGCTTGGAG gaTATTCACACCTCCCGCGTTGTTGCTCATGTCTTGCCATGTGGCCATCTCTTACATAG aacGTGTTACGAAGAATTGTTAAAAGA AGGCTACAGATGTCCACTGTGTATGCATTCTGCCTTAGATATGAGTCGGTACTGGAGACAGTTGGATAATGAGGTAGCACAGACTCCCATGCCATCGGAATACCAGAATGTGACTGTGGAT ATTCTCTGCAATGACTGTAATGAACGATCCACAGTTCAATTCCATATCTTAGGCATGAAATGTAAGCATTGTGATTCCTATAATACTGCTCAAGATGGAGGCCGTGGAGTTTCAGTGGATCAGCAGTGA
- the Thap6 gene encoding THAP domain-containing protein 6 has translation MVKCCSAIGCASRCLPNSKLKGLTFHVFPTDENIKRKWVLAMKRLDVNTASIWEPKKGDVLCSRHFRKTDFDRSTPNTKLKPGVIPSVFEAPYHLQEKREKLHCRKNFILKTLPVTNHSHQLVGASCIEEFQPQFIFEHSYSVMDSPKKLKHKLDHVIIELENTKESLRNVLDREKHFQKSLRKTIRELKDECLISQETASRLDAFCWECCENTE, from the exons ATGGTGAAATGTTGCTCGGCCATTGGATGTGCATCTCGCTGTCTGCCAAACTCCAAGTTAAAAGGACTGACATTTCATGT aTTCCCCACAGATGAAAACATCAAACGAAAATGGGTATTAGCAATGAAAAGACTAGATGTGAACactgccagcatttgggagcctAAAAAGGGAGATGTGCTGTGCTCCAGGCACTTCAGGAAGACAGATTTTGACAGAAGTACTCCAAATACTAAACTGAAACCTGGAGTCATCCCTTCTGTCTTTGAGGCCCCATATCACCTACAG gagaagagagaaaaacttCATTGCAGGAAAAACTTCATTCTCAAAACCCTCCCAGTCACTAACCACAGTCACCAGCTTGTTGGGGCTTCATGCATTGAAGAATTCCAACCCCAGTTCATTTTT GAACATAGTTACAGTGTTATGGACAGTCCAAAGAAACTTAAGCATAAATTAGATCACGTGATCATCGAGCTAGAGAATACCAAGGAAAGTCTACGCAATGTTTTGGACCGAGAAAAACACTTTCAGAAATCACTGAGGAAGACAATCAGGGAACTAAAGGATGAATGTCTAATCAGCCAAGAAACAGCCAGTAGACTGGATGCCTTCTGTTGGGAGTGCtgtgaaaacacagaatga